One genomic region from Vicia villosa cultivar HV-30 ecotype Madison, WI unplaced genomic scaffold, Vvil1.0 ctg.000790F_1_1, whole genome shotgun sequence encodes:
- the LOC131631189 gene encoding uncharacterized protein LOC131631189 — MVGGNHRRRKAWLKPIQNIKNRLSTWKGKSISIGGRVTLINAALNAIPSFMFSFYKAPRKVIKEIRGITSNFLWGGCKKKKCIHWVDWETVCKSKDKGGLGIRDVGEINKALLLKWKWRILTEDKAIWSRFIKERYVEPKLKVQGLYVVSINKFCYVSSAFSRTVLGACWQPTVFLGSAETVTEVMSCPGLATLWHNCVELLDSVHQWGGDEDRFGWNLNTNGIFSVASVSAWSSRAKSCAWQPLTVSNLKSLWCLDLPSRIAIFAWRFFVSRLPTIDPLIARGIDNINSLSCVFCGDHLESLMHLFFEFQVS, encoded by the exons ATGGTGGGGGGTAATCATAGAAGAAGGAAAGCTTGGTTGAAACCTATTCAAAATATTAAGAATAGGCTTTCGACGTGGAAGGGGAAATCTATATCCATTGGAGGAAGGGTGACGCTCATCAATGCGGCTCTTAACGCCATTCCGTCGTTTATGTTTTCTTTCTATAAAGCGCCGAGGAAGGTTATTAAAGAGATTAGAGGTATAACTAGTAACTTCCTTTGGGGAGGTTGCAAGAAAAAGAAGTGTATTCATTGGGTCGATTGGGAGACGGTTTGTAAAAGTAAAGACAAGGGTGGTTTGGGAATAAGGGATGTTGGAGAAATAAATAAGGCGCTTCTTCTaaaatggaaatggagaattCTTACGGAGGACAAAGCCATATGGAGTAGGTTTATTAAAGAAAGATATGTAGAGCCGAAATTAAAGGTGCAAG GCCTGTATGTAGTTTCTATTAATAAATTTTGTTATGTTTCTAGCGCTTTCTCCAGGACTGTTCTTGGAGCTTGCTGGCAGCCGACTGTCTTCTTGGGCAGTGCCGAAACCGTGACTGAGGTCATGTCCTGCCCAGGCTTGGCGACTCTGTGGCATAATTGTGTGGAGCTGCTGGATTCGGTTCATCAGTGGGGTGGAGATGAGGACCGGTTCGGTTGGAACCTGAATACTAACGGGATTTTTTCGGTGGCAAGTGTTTCTGCTTGGAGTTCTCGAGCTAAGTCTTGTGCTTGGCAGCCCCTTACGGTTAGTAACTTGAAATCTTTATGGTGTTTGGATCTTCCGTCTAGGATCGCTATATTTGCTTGGAGGTTTTTTGTTTCTAGGCTTCCTACTATTGATCCCCTCATTGCTAGAGGAATTGATAATATTAATAGTTTGAGCTGTGTGTTTTGTGGTGATCATTTGGAGTCTTTAATGCATCTTTTTTTCGAGTTCCAAGTATCTTAG
- the LOC131631188 gene encoding probable U3 small nucleolar RNA-associated protein 11, protein MSSLRNIVPRRTYKERAQPASRERSGILEKHKDYVIRAKAFHKKQETIRKLREKASNRNPDEFNFKMIRSRLVDGVHKKNQDIIHSVTQNNEMKPILQKIDATKKKIKKLKTSIDSQTIFYTERKINGSNKQLKESKTRLKELENICVDKTLQMETQNISKKRKLVKNANLSKANYIRARKH, encoded by the exons ATGTCGTCCCTGAGAAACATCGTTCCGAGACGTACTTATAAAGAGCGTGCTCAACC GGCTTCGAGGGAACGATCTGGGATACTCGAAAAGCACAAAGACTATGTCATTCGTGCTAAAGCCTTTCATAAAAAGCAAGAAACAATACGG AAACTTAGGGAAAAAGCTTCAAATAGAAATCCAGATGAATTTAACTTTAAGATGATTAGATCAAGACTTGTTGATGGAGTTCATAAGAAAAATCAAGACATAATACACAGTGTGACACAAAACAATGAGATGAAACCTATTCTTCAAAAGATTGACGCTACCAAAAAG aaaataaaaaagttaaaaacttcaattgattcTCAAACTATTTTCTATACTGAAAG GAAAATTAATGGTTCAAATAAACAGTTGAAAGAAAGCAAGACTAGACTTAAAGAGCTAGAAAATATCTGTGTGGATAAGACATTGCAGATGGAGACTCAG AATATCAGTAAGAAACGCAAACTAGTGAAGAATGCAAACCTTTCAAAAGCAAACTACATACGCGCAAGAAAGCATTGA